DNA from Podarcis muralis chromosome 13, rPodMur119.hap1.1, whole genome shotgun sequence:
TGGTAAAATGGCTCCCACGACCTttaattaaatggggggggggcgtgcaagTGTTATTTCATAAGGTATACACGGCCTCGGTCACGTTCCTTTTCAAAACGACCCCAGGAGGCATGTGGTCCCTGTTTAAACAGATGGGAAACTAAGGCCAAAAGACTGCGAGTGAATCTGCTGCTGAACAAGAATATATTCTTCCCAGCTATACCGGTTGTAGTTGCCTTTTTAAGAGTTGCCAGCTTCTTTTCTTACCAGGGCTCCTGTGCATTTAAATTGGAGAACGATTGCCAGGCATTTaacactttaaaatggaaagggtgTCTGTTGAGAAGAGAGGAGTTCtgattttttcctgtgtgtaaaTGTACAAGAACCATGCCACAAGCAAAATAGTTTTCAACTCTTGCTGGCATTGTAGGAAGTTGCTGCTTCTGTGTTTGTTagattgaccccccccccccaagtacctATTCTCCTTTAGGAAGGGATTGGAGTAGGAGTCTTTCTCCTCATCCCCcgagattattattattgctgtatttGTATCCCGCCTTTCCTAtacagagctcaaggtggtgtgcctGGTTATCTACCCACTCTTCATCTaatattcacaacaaccctgtggggtaagtTAAGAGACAGTGACCGGCCCAAAGGCACCCAGCAAacatcatagctgagtggggacttgaaccttAGCCTGTCAGGGCCTGGTCcagcactaaccactacaccacactgcctctggtTTCTGTGCTGCTTCAACATAAAAATGCTCCCCATTTACTCAAGAGTGTCCCCAGCCACGGTTGAAGGTTGGGCTCTGACAAATGGCCCATGCTAGTTGGAGACACTTTCCTTGTCCATCCCAGCCTCTCATCAAGGACAAATCAGACAATAACTGGGCTTTCCCTCTTTGAAGGTGCCATCTGCTGGCTGCCAGCATGCCTACCCTGGAACCTGAGCAACTGACCATCAGAGAAATGAGAGAGGAGGAGACACCAATTGTCTTGGAGCTTCTGAAGGTGAGGTGGGCTTCTGAGAGAGGTGGTGGAGAGCCCAGGCTATATAAGCACTCTCCTTCCTTTCTAAAGACTTATGGAATGTGTCATTTAATAGGAACCTTCCCCTAGAAGTGGGAAAGGCAGtttggtgttctccagatgttgtggactacaactcccttcatcctttACCACTGGCAGTGCTGATGGGTGGTGAGAGTTGTAATCCACCAAACTGGAGGACATTGCATTGTTTACttcagggtcagcaaacttttcagcagggggctggtccactgtccctcagaccttgtgggggaccggactatatttttttggggggaggggggaatgaatgaattcctatgccccacaaataagccagagatgcattttaaataaaaggacacattctactcatgtaaaaacatgctgattcccagaccatccacaggccggatttagaaggcgattgggccagatccggcccctaggctcagtttgcctacccatggtctacttCATATGTTAGAGCAGTTGCACATTGCaagggaactgtgtgtgtgtgtgtgtgttctaggaAGCTGTTTCAGTTCTAGGAAGCTGTTTCAGCTTTGCATCTTCTGCAAAGTGCAGAGCTCCTCAACAGACAAGTTGGAATGGGCAGGgatgtttgaaaaccactgaactGGAATTACTGGTTCTGCATGCAACTTTATTTCCTGATTGTGATGCTAGCACTTCTGTTTTCTTgcattcctttcacactgcagtacctgttgcaaAGGTGGTTTTTTTGACTGATATTTCACGCTAAAATTCATTGACAGCAGTGagtgtggtgtgacacaacaacgAAGGTTACTGAACACTGCCACTCCTCCTCCACCCTTTCCGCACATGCATGCTTTTGTTCTCCcatgattcacccatgaaaacaGTAGGAAAGAACTTTATGCTGGCATACCGCCTCAATTTTTGTCACTTTACACCTACAGTTTTCTGGCTTATTGGGGTTGCAAacagtttttttatgaaagcaattaatatggaaatgagcactaaactttaccatattctgctagatttccagaagcagCTTTTACATAATGTAAAAgcacaaatataatgcagaaattagagaaacagaataaactgctgtgtgaatgcagcccacTCTTCCTGCCACATCCACTCTGATTGGGGGGCGGGTTAACTGAGCATATTAaacctagagagagagaaaattgaggagatgtttgcagcataaaaaaaaaaattaaagggaactTGGCAAGAAGAGGAGCTACATTTGATGACACTTACCTCTAAGGGTTGGGCAATAAGCAATTGTGTTACTGTGTTATTTATCCCACAGTTAAACACTAGAAAGAAAATTCCCTCCACACTTAAAGACTGGGAAGAAAATTCCTTAAGGGAAAGAAAGCGTGGTTCAATCCACTGGCTCTATCTCAATTCCAATGCTCTTTTGTCGAGGTTCCTTGTTTCCCACTAGGGCTTGCATTATAGAAAAGCTGGGGTAGCTCTGTGCAAGTTGCTACAGACGTCATAGAATTCCCCTCGTACGTTTTCAGGTAAAGTGAAGGATAAGCATTTGTTTAGAGATACACAACACATCGCAGGTCCCTCATAGCTGTATATGGTCCTTTACTTCATATCCCTTTCTATTTCTTTCCCCACCAGGATGGATTCAAGGATACAGAGAACCGCCTGATCCTCTATGTGCTGACGCGGCCTCTGGCTTTGCTGCTGATGGCGGTGGTGAGCAGCGGCCTGCGTTTCTTCCTGAACTCGTTTGTGGTGGCTCTCGTGCTGCCGGTCCTGCTCACCGTGGTGGCTCTGAAGCTTCTGCTGTGGCGCTCGCCGGACTTGAGGCACCTGCATGCCTACTACAGCACAGGGCAGCGCGGGCTGTGGGTGGCTGTATACGACGAGGACGACGTGTGCGGCTGTGTGGCTCTGGAGCCCTGCGGCGGGGAACCACGCACGGCGGAGCTCAAGCGCCTGGCTGTGAACCGGTGGTACCGGCGCTCTGGTGtgggccgctccctcctcagctTCCTGGAGGCTCACGCTCGCGCCCAGGGCTTCAAATTCCTGGTGGCCCAGGTCTCGGTAGTCACCAAGGCGGC
Protein-coding regions in this window:
- the NAT14 gene encoding putative N-acetyltransferase 14 isoform X1, which encodes MRGQRQPLPTGWSSRWCAWLSTHSSSNIHNNPVGCHLLAASMPTLEPEQLTIREMREEETPIVLELLKDGFKDTENRLILYVLTRPLALLLMAVVSSGLRFFLNSFVVALVLPVLLTVVALKLLLWRSPDLRHLHAYYSTGQRGLWVAVYDEDDVCGCVALEPCGGEPRTAELKRLAVNRWYRRSGVGRSLLSFLEAHARAQGFKFLVAQVSVVTKAAIGLFESTGYNMSGGRRWLGYTIQQEFSKEL
- the NAT14 gene encoding putative N-acetyltransferase 14 isoform X2, which codes for MCHLLAASMPTLEPEQLTIREMREEETPIVLELLKDGFKDTENRLILYVLTRPLALLLMAVVSSGLRFFLNSFVVALVLPVLLTVVALKLLLWRSPDLRHLHAYYSTGQRGLWVAVYDEDDVCGCVALEPCGGEPRTAELKRLAVNRWYRRSGVGRSLLSFLEAHARAQGFKFLVAQVSVVTKAAIGLFESTGYNMSGGRRWLGYTIQQEFSKEL